The window TCCTCCGTCCAGAGAAAGTGTTCTTCCGTAAGGACCTGGGTACGTTTTCTTGTTATAGAGGGGCATATCCCCGACGATTTTACCCTCCCTGGGCTTCCGTCCAGACCTAAAAAACTACCTCAGATACTGACGGAAGGGGAGATGGATAGGCTCTTTAAAAGCTGTGACGACGATCCTGATTTCTATATGGGTCTAAGAGACAGGGCTATTATCGAGGTACTCTACGGGTGTGGACTGAGGGCTTCGGAGCTGTGCGGACTTTCCCTAAAGGACATAAGGCATGATCCAGGAGCCCTTTTCGTCCTGGGAAAGGGCGGAAAGGAACGGATGGTCCCTTTAGTGGGCAGCGCCAGGAGATGGATGGATAAATACCTCTCCCATGGCAGACCTCTGAAGGATAGGGCCGAGACGGACCGGGTCTTTCTGTCCATAAGAGGAGGCCCTCTCAGGAGGGAATCCCTATGGAGGATTATAAAGAGCAGAGGAAAGCTGGCCGGTATCTCCTCCGCCAGACTCCATCCTCACGTCATACGTCATACCGTAGCCAGTCACCTTTTGAGGAGGGGGATGGATCTCCGAACCCTCCAGGAGTTTTTAGGACATAGCTCTATAGATACGACGGAGAAATACCTTCACTTCGATCTGGAACTTAGGGATGTTTACGACTCAAGCCATCCCAGAGCAAAATACACGTAGAAGGAGGATTTTAGAGTGATAAAAAAGATAGACGAGGCCCTGGAGGTCATAAAGAGCAAAATAGGTGGAGTTCCCGACGTAGCGGTAGTTCTCGGTTCAGGATTGGGCGGTCTGGCGGAGTACATAGAGGATAAGGTGATAATACCCTACGAGGAGATTCCTCACTGGCCTCTTTCCACCGCCCCCGGTCACGCTGGACGGCTGGTCGCCGGTAAGTTCGGTGGCAAATCGGTGGTGGCCATGCAGGGCAGGCTACACGTTTACGAAGGATATTCTATGGACCAGGTGGTATTTCCCGTCAGGGTGTTCGCAAGGTGGGGGATAGGGCACTTTATCGCCTCCAACGCCAGCGGAGGAATCGGCTACGGCCTGATGCCCGGGGATATGGTTTTGATCCACGATCACATAAACATGATGGGCAAAAACCCCCTTATCGGTCCTAACATACCGGAGCTCGGCGAGAGGTTTCCCGATATGACCTACGCTTACAACAGGGACCTGCTGGATTTAGCTGAGGATGTCGCTAGATCCCACAACCTCACCACTAGAAGAGGGGTTTACGTCGCCTTCACCGGACCGTCCTACGAGACCCCTGCGGAGATCCGTATGGCCAGAGTTCTCGGTGCCGACGTAGTCGGAATGTCGACGGTCCCGGAGGTGTTGATCGCTCACCACGGAGGGATGAAGGTTTTAGCCGTCTCCTGTGTGGCTAACTACGCCGCCGGTATGACGTCGAACCCTCTATCGGAACAGGAGGTTTTAGACGAGATGGCAAAGGCCGCCGACGATCTGACCACCTTGGTGGCCGGAGTGATCGAACAGATATAGGTAGCCCTCATGTTCGATATCCTAAGGTTTATCGAGACCAAAAGGGATGGGGGAAACAACGGAGCGGAGGATCTCAAGGTTTTTGTCCGTTCCATAATGGAGGGCTCCGTCAGGGATTACCACGTAGCGGCGTGGCTCATGGCGGTATACCTCAACGGCATGGCGGAAGATGAGCTACTGGCCTTTACCGATGCCCTTGCGAACTCTGGAGAGGTGGTTTCCTTCGGGCGAGGGGTAAAGACGGTGGATAAACACAGTACCGGAGGGGTCGGCGATAAGGCAACCCTTATATTGGTTCCTCTGGTGGCCGCCTGTGGCTTATCGGTGGCTAAACTCAGCGGAAGGGGCCTCGGCTTTACCGGCGGTACCGTGGATAAGCTTGAATCTATCCCAGGCTTTAAGGTCGATATGACCCTGGAGGAATTTAAATCTCAGGTGGAGGAGATAGGATGTGCCGTCGCAGGCCACTCCCCGGACCTCGCACCTGCGGAGGCCTTTTTTTACGAGCTAAGGGATGTCACCGCTACGGTTCCCTCTCTGCCCCTTATATGCTCCAGCATAGTCAGCAAGAAAATAGCCGGAGGGGCGGATAGCTTTGTTTTTGACGTCAAGTACGGTTCCGGTGCCTTTATGAGCGATCTGGAGGACGCGAAAAAACTAGCTGAATCTCTGGTGAACCTCTCCAACAAGATGGGACACCCTAGCTCCGCTCTTTTAACCTCTATGGACGAGCCTCTAGGTAAATGGATAGGGAACTCTATGGAGGTTCTTGAGTCGGTGGAGGTCCTTAAAAATTCGGGCCCAGAGGATACCACAGAGCTGTGTTTAGCTCTAGCGGGGGAGATGCTCCTCAACGGAGGTATGGTTACCAGCCCGGAAGCAGGTGTGGAGATGGCAAGATCGGCCCTGGTGGAGGGAAGAGGGCTTAAAAAACTGGCGGAGTTAGTGGTCAGACAGGGCGGACCGGCGGACTTAGTCGATTATCCCTCAAAATATCTACAGCCTAGCCCTCTGGTCTACGAGCTAAAGGCCCAAGGGGACGGATTTATATCCTCCGTAAATACCAGATTTATAGGTGAGGGGATCCGTCGGCTTGGAGGAGGAAGAAGCGATAAAGAGGAGTCCATCGATCCAGGGGCCGCGCTGGAGATTACGGTGAAAATCGGGGACAAGGTCAAAACCGGGGACGTGATAATGAAATGCTATTCCGACGATCCTTCCTCCGTGGATTACGCCAGAGAATACCTCGATCGTAGCTGGACGGTGGACGTAGAGGCGGTCCGTCCTCCGCTTATTCTGGGGAGGGTCGATTAGGGTATGGCCTTTATCCTGAGGATACTCAGGGCCCTTTTGCCTCTGTTTTTTTTCTATCTGGTGGGAAAGATCCTGCGAAACTTTATGGCCGTATATCGCTATCAGCACTATAGAGGTCAGGCTGGATCTGGTCAGCAAGGCGGTGGGCAGCAAAGGACTAGCAGCTTCACCTCTAGAGAGGGCGACCCCTACGAGATTTTAGGGTGTCCTAGCTCCAGCTCGAACGATGAGATAAAAAAGAGATACAGAGAGCAGATAGCCAAGTACCACCCCGATAGGTTCGTGGGTATGAGCTTAGACGAAGATTTTGTAAAACTGGCGTCAAGCAAGTTTCAGGAGATACAACTGGCTTACGATGCTATACGGAAGAGCAGAGGGTTTTAGGCCACAGGGGTTTTCAATATCGGCTAAATGAGGTACAATACGCCATGTTTCTTGCGGAAGCGAATGTGTCCTGGTGGGCGCCCCGGGCTTCAAACCCGCGAGGGGGGCGGTATAGGCCGTCTCCGGTGAGTTCGATTCTCACACGCTTCCGCCAAATAGCCTTTTAGGTGGCCGTTTTCCGAGCTTCACGTCTCGGAAAACGGCCACCTTTTTTACGTGTAAAAACGGAGGTATCGTAGGTCCTCTTCAAAAAAGAAGGGGCCTTACAGGCCGTTTTGAGAGGTCGAAAAACCGCCACCCATGCGGCTCAAACGAAAGTATCTCACTTGCATTGTGTTACATTGGAGCTTTGGGGGTAAATCCTCTGATACCAAGGGGTTGACTGTATAAGGATAAGAGGTTATTCTCGTCAAGAAAGTAACATAATACGTTTATATACCACGTTGTGTTACTTTAAACGAAGCCAAAAAAGGAGGGGCTATAGTGGAGTTTGTGCAGCCTATAAGGGACAAGGCAAAAATAGACGCCATGAAAAAACTGCTGAAAGCCAGCAATATGAGGGACTACGTTTTATTCACCTTGGGGATAAACTCTGGACTCAGGATATCCGACCTCCTGACGTTAACCGTTGGAGACGTAGCTATAAAAGGCAAAAAAACGCCCTCTATCTCCGACAGAATAACCTTAAAGGAAGCCAAAACAGGAAAGACCAAAAGCTTTCCTCTAGGGGATACCGCAAAGAAAGCCATAAGGGAGTACCTCAAATCCAGGAAATACGACTGCAGTGACCCAGAGCAAAGATCGACGCCTCTTTTCCCCTCCCGAAAAAGAGGCGTCGAAAAGGGATCTAGGCCTATCAGCAGGATTCAGGCCTACAGGATACTGAACGACGTCGCAAAGGTGGTGGGGATAGAGGAGAGAATAGGCACCCATACCCTGAGAAAGACCTTCGCTTATCACGCCTACCAGAGCGGTTACGATCTTTCGATGATACAGAAGCTGCTAAATCATTCATCCCCTGGGGTGACCTTGCGATACATAGGCATCACCCAGGACGAGATGGATAACGTCTACCTCTCCTTGAACCTGTAAGAGACCCTAACAAAAATGACCTCACCGAGATTGCTCGTAAAACTGGATGTAGCTACAGGTAGATAAATCCAGCCTTTTTTGATCCTAGGAAAACAGCTTTTGCAACATAAGATACATTATAGGACATAAGATTGATATATAAAAAGCAGAGCGAACTCTGCTTTTTATATATCAATCTATATTCTCAAACCTTTTAACAGGTCTATCTCCCCAGATACGGTCTAAGTTGTAAAACTCCCGCCCTTTTGAACTGAAGATGTGGATCAGCACATCCCCGGCGTCGATAAGTCTCCACATAGAGCTGTTTTGTCCCTCTCTGGAGTATTTGACCCCAAGCTTGTCCAGCGCATCCTCCGCTTCGTTGCATAACGTTCCCATATGTACATCCGAGTTGGCGGTTGCGACAACGAACTCTGAAGCTATGGTCGACGCTTCCTGAACGTCGACCATCACCACATCTTGACCTCTTTTTGAGGAAATTGCCTCAGCTACCGATTGAGCGACGTTGCTGTACTCCATGTTTTCACTCCTTCTATTAATTCTTAAGTGAATTTATAACCTTATCGTAATCCTTTCCCAGAGTTAAGACTAGAGCGTAACTCAAGGATCGATCCTCTTTTACCAGGTTTTCTGGTATACGACACATTCCCGCCAAAGCAAGAGCCATTTCTCTGTTACCATCGACAGTATTATAGGTTATGGTACTGTAATGATAGTCGAAGTGCTTGGCGTTTCCCGTGTAGGCTACCTCGATACCAAGCCTCTCCATTCTAGAGGAGGCCTGTCTCCCTAAACCTGCAACCCCTGCTCCATTGAGAATAGCGATAGGCTTGGTGATGGAATTCAAAAAAAATTCAAAGTTATCGCTGTTCCCGCTGTCCGCATGGTCCTCCGAGGCAGTGGAGGATAAACCGTGGTTTTCGGAGGAGGTCAATATAGTCGAGGTCGCGACCAGATCGGGTGACCAATAGCTTCCTCCTCCGATAACCGCTGGTTTACCAGGCATAGTCATAAAAAACACGTTCTCCGGCGATATATCCTTTAAATAGCTTGCCAACTGCAATCCCTGAGAGACGGGAATATCACTTTGGATCACCGATAGCAGTTCCCTGGTGAGCTCGGTCATTCTATTCATGTTAGAAGGATCGTAGACTTTTTTCAGCAACGCCTTGAGGAACTGCTGTTGTCTCTGTATCCTGCCTATATCCCCAAGGGCATCGTGACGAAAACGGACGAACTCAAGAGCCGTTTTTCCGTCCAGATGACGCCAACCTTTTTTTATATC is drawn from Dethiosulfovibrio salsuginis and contains these coding sequences:
- a CDS encoding tyrosine-type recombinase/integrase — its product is MRSFSDILASFIDYLSLERGYSDNTVTAYRRDILQWKVFCEKKEDDLFRPSEGLYDLYVMKLRREGLADSSVQRKCSSVRTWVRFLVIEGHIPDDFTLPGLPSRPKKLPQILTEGEMDRLFKSCDDDPDFYMGLRDRAIIEVLYGCGLRASELCGLSLKDIRHDPGALFVLGKGGKERMVPLVGSARRWMDKYLSHGRPLKDRAETDRVFLSIRGGPLRRESLWRIIKSRGKLAGISSARLHPHVIRHTVASHLLRRGMDLRTLQEFLGHSSIDTTEKYLHFDLELRDVYDSSHPRAKYT
- a CDS encoding purine-nucleoside phosphorylase, translating into MIKKIDEALEVIKSKIGGVPDVAVVLGSGLGGLAEYIEDKVIIPYEEIPHWPLSTAPGHAGRLVAGKFGGKSVVAMQGRLHVYEGYSMDQVVFPVRVFARWGIGHFIASNASGGIGYGLMPGDMVLIHDHINMMGKNPLIGPNIPELGERFPDMTYAYNRDLLDLAEDVARSHNLTTRRGVYVAFTGPSYETPAEIRMARVLGADVVGMSTVPEVLIAHHGGMKVLAVSCVANYAAGMTSNPLSEQEVLDEMAKAADDLTTLVAGVIEQI
- a CDS encoding thymidine phosphorylase, translating into MFDILRFIETKRDGGNNGAEDLKVFVRSIMEGSVRDYHVAAWLMAVYLNGMAEDELLAFTDALANSGEVVSFGRGVKTVDKHSTGGVGDKATLILVPLVAACGLSVAKLSGRGLGFTGGTVDKLESIPGFKVDMTLEEFKSQVEEIGCAVAGHSPDLAPAEAFFYELRDVTATVPSLPLICSSIVSKKIAGGADSFVFDVKYGSGAFMSDLEDAKKLAESLVNLSNKMGHPSSALLTSMDEPLGKWIGNSMEVLESVEVLKNSGPEDTTELCLALAGEMLLNGGMVTSPEAGVEMARSALVEGRGLKKLAELVVRQGGPADLVDYPSKYLQPSPLVYELKAQGDGFISSVNTRFIGEGIRRLGGGRSDKEESIDPGAALEITVKIGDKVKTGDVIMKCYSDDPSSVDYAREYLDRSWTVDVEAVRPPLILGRVD
- a CDS encoding J domain-containing protein encodes the protein MAFILRILRALLPLFFFYLVGKILRNFMAVYRYQHYRGQAGSGQQGGGQQRTSSFTSREGDPYEILGCPSSSSNDEIKKRYREQIAKYHPDRFVGMSLDEDFVKLASSKFQEIQLAYDAIRKSRGF
- a CDS encoding site-specific integrase, with the translated sequence MEFVQPIRDKAKIDAMKKLLKASNMRDYVLFTLGINSGLRISDLLTLTVGDVAIKGKKTPSISDRITLKEAKTGKTKSFPLGDTAKKAIREYLKSRKYDCSDPEQRSTPLFPSRKRGVEKGSRPISRIQAYRILNDVAKVVGIEERIGTHTLRKTFAYHAYQSGYDLSMIQKLLNHSSPGVTLRYIGITQDEMDNVYLSLNL
- the rsfS gene encoding ribosome silencing factor translates to MEYSNVAQSVAEAISSKRGQDVVMVDVQEASTIASEFVVATANSDVHMGTLCNEAEDALDKLGVKYSREGQNSSMWRLIDAGDVLIHIFSSKGREFYNLDRIWGDRPVKRFENID
- a CDS encoding LCP family protein — translated: MVKKTKIVFLILVAVVSVAAGGAWRIKSLVAPDAGDIKQTIQFDEKTGNINILLVGLDDVESVNRSDTLAFVTLDIDNKTVKAMSIPRDTRTTIRGKGTQKINHAFAYGGVDLLKETVVNLIGMPIHYYMVINYNNFPKIVDMLGGVDIDVPKNLKYQDRAGGLYIDIKKGWRHLDGKTALEFVRFRHDALGDIGRIQRQQQFLKALLKKVYDPSNMNRMTELTRELLSVIQSDIPVSQGLQLASYLKDISPENVFFMTMPGKPAVIGGGSYWSPDLVATSTILTSSENHGLSSTASEDHADSGNSDNFEFFLNSITKPIAILNGAGVAGLGRQASSRMERLGIEVAYTGNAKHFDYHYSTITYNTVDGNREMALALAGMCRIPENLVKEDRSLSYALVLTLGKDYDKVINSLKN